A region from the Hypericibacter adhaerens genome encodes:
- a CDS encoding zinc-binding alcohol dehydrogenase family protein yields MKAVGYRRNLPIAAEDALVDLELTAPLPGDRDLLVRIMAVSVNPVDVKQRAHAAPPPGVARILGFDAAGIVEAVGAKVTLFRPGEAVFYAGSIARPGTNAEFHLVDERIVGHKPKTLSFAEAAALPLTSITAWELLFDRLGVRPGKQPDAGTLLIMGGAGGVGSMLIQLARRLTGLTVIATASRPETAAWCAALGAHHVIDHQKPLVNELARIGQPQVDLVASLTNTEQHFPALVEILKPQGRLGVIDDPAALDINPLKRKSVSVHWELMFTRSLFETEDMIAQHRLLDEVADLVDAGVIRSTLSQNLGRIDAENLKKAHALVESGKARGKIVLERF; encoded by the coding sequence ATGAAGGCCGTTGGATATCGCCGAAACCTCCCGATCGCCGCCGAGGACGCGTTGGTCGATCTCGAATTGACGGCGCCCCTGCCCGGCGATCGCGATCTCCTCGTCCGAATCATGGCGGTATCGGTCAATCCCGTCGATGTGAAGCAGCGCGCCCATGCGGCACCGCCGCCGGGTGTCGCGCGGATCCTGGGTTTCGATGCGGCCGGGATCGTCGAGGCCGTCGGCGCCAAAGTCACGCTGTTCCGTCCCGGCGAAGCCGTCTTCTATGCCGGCTCGATCGCGCGGCCGGGCACCAATGCCGAATTCCATCTGGTCGACGAGCGGATCGTGGGCCATAAGCCCAAGACGCTCTCCTTCGCCGAGGCCGCCGCCTTGCCTCTCACCAGCATCACCGCCTGGGAATTGCTGTTCGACCGGCTGGGCGTCCGGCCGGGCAAGCAGCCGGATGCCGGCACTCTGCTGATCATGGGCGGGGCCGGCGGCGTCGGCTCGATGCTGATCCAGCTGGCGCGGCGTCTTACGGGCCTGACCGTCATCGCGACGGCGTCGCGTCCCGAGACGGCGGCCTGGTGCGCCGCACTCGGCGCGCACCATGTGATCGATCATCAGAAGCCGCTGGTCAACGAGCTGGCGCGCATCGGCCAGCCGCAGGTCGATCTCGTCGCCAGCCTGACCAACACCGAGCAGCATTTCCCGGCGCTGGTCGAGATTCTCAAGCCGCAGGGCCGCCTCGGGGTCATCGACGATCCGGCCGCGCTCGACATCAATCCGCTCAAGCGCAAGAGCGTCTCCGTCCATTGGGAGCTCATGTTCACGCGCTCGCTGTTCGAGACGGAGGACATGATCGCCCAGCATCGCCTCCTGGACGAGGTTGCCGACCTGGTCGATGCCGGTGTGATCCGGTCCACGCTCAGCCAGAACCTGGGGCGCATCGACGCGGAGAACCTGAAAAAGGCCCATGCGCTGGTTGAAAGTGGCAAGGCGCGCGGCAAGATCGTACTCGAGCGATTCTGA
- a CDS encoding carbon-nitrogen hydrolase family protein, producing MKIALGQTIGTPGDVRANLQLMRRLAREAATQGAALLLLPELFLSGYNIGDAVPGLAEPSEGPSAIAAGAIAAEAGLAILYGYPERAAGAVYNSALLLDRTGRPVANYRKTHLWGEFERAQFQPGTATCLFDFAGARFGLMICYDIDFPELARRYALGGADAILAISATTAPYSVVPRKLIPARAYENQLFMLFCDRTGGEHGLDYAGESGVAAPDGEILAACSREEALLIAELDFERYRQSRAGWRFADDRRPELYSG from the coding sequence ATGAAGATCGCCCTCGGCCAGACCATCGGAACGCCCGGCGACGTCCGGGCCAATCTGCAGCTCATGCGCCGCCTGGCCCGCGAAGCGGCAACCCAGGGTGCAGCACTCCTGCTGCTGCCCGAGCTCTTCCTGAGCGGCTACAACATCGGCGATGCGGTGCCAGGGCTGGCCGAGCCCAGCGAAGGGCCTTCCGCCATCGCGGCCGGCGCCATCGCGGCCGAGGCCGGGCTGGCGATCCTCTATGGCTATCCCGAGCGCGCGGCCGGTGCCGTCTACAATTCGGCATTGCTGCTCGACCGGACCGGCCGGCCCGTCGCCAACTACCGCAAGACCCATCTCTGGGGCGAATTCGAGCGCGCGCAGTTCCAGCCCGGCACGGCAACATGCCTGTTCGATTTCGCCGGCGCGCGGTTCGGCCTGATGATCTGCTACGACATCGATTTTCCGGAGCTGGCTCGCCGCTATGCACTGGGCGGTGCCGATGCCATCCTCGCCATCAGCGCGACGACGGCTCCCTACTCCGTCGTGCCGCGCAAGCTCATCCCCGCGCGCGCCTATGAGAACCAGCTCTTCATGCTCTTCTGCGACCGCACCGGCGGCGAGCATGGGCTCGATTATGCGGGCGAGAGCGGCGTGGCGGCACCCGACGGCGAGATCCTCGCCGCTTGCAGCCGCGAGGAGGCCTTGCTGATCGCCGAGCTCGACTTCGAGCGTTACCGGCAATCGCGAGCGGGCTGGCGCTTCGCCGACGACCGGCGCCCCGAGCTCTATTCGGGCTGA
- a CDS encoding CocE/NonD family hydrolase has product MSQPDATSLDGIRIEETVWIELRDGCRLAARLWLPEAGTGPVPAILEYLPYRRRDRHRGDDAILHPAFAAAGYASIRVDMRGAGDSDGVMTDEYTPREWADAVEVIEWIARQPWCSGAVGMIGLSWSGFNSLQIAAQNPPALKAIVTTCASDDRYADDMHYMGGCLLNDNLQYGATLFTWLATPPDPAIVGSRWREMWQERLAAVEPPAARWMRHSDRDAYWRSGSVCEDYGSIKAAVLAVGGWADGYTNAVLRLLGGLSGPRKGLIGPWAHAFPHVATPGPRIDFIGYAVRWWDHWLKGRDTGLMDEPMLTAWLQAAEPPRSRYEVRAGRWIAEAAWPSPNVEALRLGLGPSGLGASPAEFVGTIRSPATIGTASGEWCPYGWGPDMPTDQRDEDAGSLCFDGAPLEASLQLLGGTRLSLRVACDSPEAMLAARLVDLAPDGTASRITYGLLNLQHRNGHGRAEALQPGKIYEVEIKLKDMAYEVPAGHRLRVALSTAYWPLAMPSPRPATVTVHGGQLTLPRRRPDETVQPPDLGEAWSPPALAGTVMVAPERGRVRVETQADGGATVDVVRNLGALHIDDVDLDLTATGSEHYAMPAGDPARAGSEARRRAGFKRGDWEVSIETRSTLASSGADWHFTATLSAFEGKTPVFERSWDLKIPRSSVNSVPETGSSAMRPGPAKTTKLNA; this is encoded by the coding sequence TTGTCGCAGCCTGACGCCACAAGCCTCGACGGTATCCGGATCGAGGAGACGGTCTGGATCGAGCTGCGGGACGGCTGCCGGCTGGCGGCGCGGCTATGGCTGCCCGAAGCCGGCACCGGGCCGGTGCCGGCCATTCTCGAATATCTCCCTTACCGTCGCCGCGACCGCCATCGCGGCGACGACGCGATCCTGCATCCGGCCTTCGCCGCGGCGGGCTATGCCTCGATCCGCGTCGATATGCGCGGTGCCGGCGATTCCGACGGGGTGATGACGGACGAATACACGCCGCGCGAATGGGCCGATGCGGTCGAGGTGATCGAATGGATCGCGCGCCAGCCCTGGTGCAGCGGCGCCGTCGGCATGATCGGCCTCTCCTGGAGCGGCTTCAATTCGCTGCAGATCGCGGCCCAGAACCCGCCGGCGCTCAAGGCCATCGTCACCACCTGCGCCTCCGACGACCGCTATGCCGACGACATGCATTACATGGGCGGCTGCCTGCTGAACGATAACCTGCAGTACGGCGCGACCCTCTTCACCTGGCTCGCCACGCCGCCCGATCCTGCCATCGTCGGTTCGCGCTGGCGCGAGATGTGGCAGGAACGATTGGCGGCGGTCGAGCCGCCGGCGGCGCGATGGATGCGCCACAGCGATCGCGACGCCTATTGGCGCAGCGGATCGGTCTGCGAGGATTACGGTTCCATCAAGGCGGCGGTGCTGGCGGTCGGCGGGTGGGCCGACGGCTATACCAACGCGGTGCTGCGACTCCTGGGCGGTCTCTCCGGTCCGCGCAAGGGCCTGATCGGGCCTTGGGCCCATGCCTTTCCCCATGTGGCCACGCCGGGACCCCGGATCGATTTCATCGGCTATGCGGTCCGCTGGTGGGATCACTGGCTCAAGGGCCGCGACACCGGGCTCATGGACGAGCCGATGCTGACGGCCTGGCTGCAGGCGGCCGAGCCGCCGCGCTCGCGCTACGAGGTTCGCGCCGGCCGCTGGATCGCGGAAGCGGCCTGGCCCAGCCCGAACGTCGAGGCGCTTCGCCTCGGCCTCGGTCCCTCGGGGCTGGGCGCGTCCCCGGCCGAATTCGTCGGGACGATCCGCTCGCCCGCGACGATCGGGACCGCGTCCGGCGAGTGGTGCCCCTATGGCTGGGGTCCCGACATGCCGACCGACCAGCGTGACGAGGATGCGGGCTCGCTCTGCTTCGACGGCGCGCCGCTGGAAGCATCGCTGCAGCTGCTGGGCGGCACGCGGCTTTCGCTCCGTGTCGCCTGCGACAGCCCCGAGGCGATGCTGGCGGCGCGCCTGGTCGATCTGGCCCCCGACGGCACGGCGTCGCGCATCACCTATGGACTCCTCAATCTGCAGCATCGCAACGGCCATGGCCGGGCCGAGGCCCTGCAGCCGGGCAAGATCTACGAGGTCGAGATCAAGCTGAAGGACATGGCCTATGAGGTGCCGGCGGGCCACCGGCTGCGGGTCGCGCTCTCGACCGCCTATTGGCCGCTCGCCATGCCGTCGCCGCGCCCGGCGACGGTGACGGTCCATGGCGGCCAGCTGACCTTGCCGCGGCGGCGGCCGGATGAAACCGTTCAGCCGCCCGATCTGGGCGAGGCCTGGAGCCCGCCCGCGCTGGCCGGGACGGTGATGGTGGCTCCGGAGCGGGGACGGGTGCGCGTCGAGACGCAGGCGGACGGCGGCGCCACGGTCGATGTGGTGCGCAACCTGGGCGCGCTCCATATCGACGATGTCGATCTCGACCTGACGGCCACGGGTTCCGAGCATTATGCGATGCCCGCCGGCGATCCGGCGCGAGCCGGATCGGAAGCCCGGCGCCGCGCCGGATTCAAGCGGGGCGACTGGGAGGTCTCGATCGAAACCCGCTCGACCCTGGCCTCCAGCGGCGCCGATTGGCATTTCACGGCGACGCTTTCCGCCTTCGAGGGCAAGACGCCGGTCTTCGAGCGGAGCTGGGACCTCAAGATTCCAAGATCCTCGGTGAACTCGGTGCCGGAGACAGGCTCGTCCGCGATGCGGCCGGGTCCTGCCAAGACAACAAAACTCAACGCATGA
- a CDS encoding GlxA family transcriptional regulator has protein sequence MRKRLSAKVSVAPFHVGVVLTPGFSLMAFASTVEPLRGANLIQGDVLYRWSHLSPEGGMVASGGRLEVKTQPLPKPADADLDMIVVCGGMGSDSYRHPKLTAFLRQMMRRDVMIGSVSTASFILAEAGLLDHRRCTVHWDYIEAFQEAFPQIDVINELFVIDGNVFTCAGGTAAMDVMLQFIRQRQGDLFASQVSDQFIYGTIRQPRDAQRMTLRNRLGVSQPALVKAIEIMESAVEAPLRSPDIARRVGVSTRQLERLFTRYLSCTPSQHYIRLRLEKARKLLRHSTLSVLEVGVASGFTSASHFARAYRQHFKRVPSADRTPETVPFLAEEREGPPRRKPRS, from the coding sequence ATGCGTAAGCGACTATCGGCGAAAGTCTCCGTCGCGCCCTTTCATGTGGGCGTGGTGCTGACGCCCGGCTTCTCCCTCATGGCCTTCGCCTCCACCGTGGAACCGCTGCGCGGCGCCAACCTGATTCAGGGTGACGTCCTCTATCGTTGGAGCCACCTGTCCCCCGAGGGCGGCATGGTCGCCTCGGGCGGAAGGCTCGAGGTGAAGACCCAGCCGTTGCCCAAGCCGGCCGACGCCGATCTCGACATGATCGTCGTCTGCGGCGGCATGGGCAGCGACAGCTATCGCCATCCCAAGCTGACCGCCTTCCTGCGGCAGATGATGCGGCGCGACGTGATGATCGGCAGCGTCAGCACGGCGAGCTTCATCCTCGCCGAAGCCGGGCTCCTGGATCACCGGCGCTGCACCGTCCATTGGGACTATATCGAGGCCTTCCAGGAGGCCTTCCCCCAGATCGACGTGATCAACGAGCTCTTCGTCATCGACGGCAACGTGTTCACCTGTGCCGGCGGCACGGCGGCCATGGATGTGATGCTGCAGTTCATCCGGCAGCGGCAGGGCGACCTCTTCGCCAGCCAGGTCTCGGACCAGTTCATCTACGGCACCATTCGCCAGCCGCGCGACGCGCAGCGCATGACCCTGCGCAACCGGCTGGGCGTGAGCCAGCCCGCCCTCGTGAAGGCCATCGAGATCATGGAAAGCGCGGTCGAGGCGCCGCTGCGCTCGCCCGACATCGCCCGCCGCGTCGGCGTCTCGACCCGCCAGCTCGAGCGGCTCTTCACGCGCTATCTGAGCTGCACGCCCTCGCAGCACTATATCCGCCTGCGGCTCGAGAAGGCGCGCAAGCTCCTGCGGCACAGCACCCTCTCCGTCCTCGAGGTCGGCGTCGCCTCGGGCTTCACCTCGGCCTCGCATTTCGCCCGCGCCTACCGGCAGCATTTCAAGCGGGTGCCGAGCGCCGACCGGACTCCCGAGACCGTCCCCTTCCTGGCCGAGGAGCGCGAGGGTCCGCCGCGGCGCAAGCCGCGCTCGTGA
- a CDS encoding entericidin A/B family lipoprotein, which yields MPAWKAWAAFLLTIAVLALAGCNTTEGFGRDVKNSGAWIENKADQAK from the coding sequence ATGCCGGCCTGGAAGGCCTGGGCCGCGTTCCTGTTGACCATCGCCGTGCTGGCGCTGGCGGGCTGCAACACCACGGAGGGCTTCGGTCGCGACGTGAAGAATTCCGGCGCCTGGATCGAAAACAAGGCGGACCAGGCGAAATAG
- a CDS encoding MmgE/PrpD family protein yields the protein MEMTRLHSFLVQTRYDGLPPEVRRMAERCLIDLAGTAAAGLATPLSHMIRNHAVRAFGAGEGAPRARLLFDGRVASPLGAAMAGGMTIDSFDAHDGHVLTKGHAGVAILPALLALADAAETPVSGPEFLTALVIGYEVAIRAGIAQHATCPDYHTSGAWNALGVVAVAARLWGLDPERTRHALGIAEYHGPRSQMMRCIDFPTMVKDGSGWGAMCGLSAAYLAADGFTGAPALVVESEPVKPLWADLGQRWRILELYFKPYPVCRWAQPAVEAALVLQRGHKIDPAAIEMIDVETFHEAVRLDQHRPASTEEAQYSLPFPVAAAIVRGRLAPTDVSGEALADPAILAMSDRIRLQEAPDLNARFPAERFARVRFHLKGGKTVASDTTPARGDAERPLADDEILAKFHELADQPLGIPAARKLEERIAALARQADARPLVDALLTAPLPGAAPSDRKRSGFVAA from the coding sequence ATGGAAATGACGCGGCTTCATTCGTTTCTCGTCCAGACGCGCTATGACGGCCTGCCACCCGAGGTCAGGCGCATGGCGGAGCGCTGCCTGATCGATCTGGCCGGGACCGCCGCGGCCGGCCTGGCGACGCCGCTCTCCCACATGATCCGGAACCACGCGGTGCGCGCCTTCGGCGCCGGCGAGGGCGCGCCGCGCGCGCGGCTCCTGTTCGACGGCCGCGTCGCGAGCCCGCTCGGCGCCGCCATGGCCGGCGGCATGACCATCGACAGCTTCGACGCCCATGACGGCCATGTCCTGACCAAGGGCCATGCCGGCGTCGCGATCCTGCCGGCGCTCCTGGCGTTGGCTGACGCGGCCGAGACGCCGGTCTCCGGCCCGGAATTCCTGACCGCCCTCGTGATCGGCTATGAGGTGGCGATCCGCGCCGGCATCGCGCAGCACGCGACCTGCCCCGACTATCACACCTCGGGTGCCTGGAATGCGCTGGGTGTCGTGGCCGTCGCCGCACGGCTCTGGGGGCTCGATCCGGAGCGCACCCGCCACGCCCTGGGCATCGCGGAATATCACGGTCCGCGCAGCCAGATGATGCGTTGCATCGACTTCCCGACCATGGTGAAGGATGGCTCGGGCTGGGGCGCCATGTGCGGCCTGAGCGCCGCCTATCTCGCGGCCGACGGCTTCACCGGCGCGCCGGCGCTGGTGGTCGAGAGCGAGCCTGTGAAACCGCTCTGGGCCGATCTCGGTCAGCGCTGGCGCATTCTCGAGCTCTATTTCAAGCCATATCCGGTCTGCCGCTGGGCCCAGCCCGCGGTCGAGGCGGCGCTCGTCCTGCAGCGCGGCCACAAGATCGATCCTGCCGCCATCGAGATGATCGATGTCGAGACCTTCCACGAGGCGGTGCGCCTCGATCAGCATCGCCCGGCTTCGACGGAGGAAGCGCAATACAGCCTGCCGTTCCCGGTTGCTGCCGCGATCGTCCGCGGCCGGCTCGCCCCGACCGACGTGTCGGGCGAGGCGCTGGCCGATCCCGCGATCCTGGCGATGAGCGACCGCATCCGCCTGCAGGAGGCGCCGGATCTGAACGCGCGCTTCCCCGCCGAGCGCTTCGCCCGGGTCCGGTTCCATCTCAAGGGCGGCAAGACCGTCGCCAGCGACACGACGCCCGCGCGGGGCGATGCCGAGCGTCCGCTGGCGGATGACGAGATCCTGGCGAAGTTCCACGAGCTGGCCGACCAGCCCCTGGGCATCCCGGCGGCCCGGAAGCTCGAGGAACGCATCGCCGCGCTCGCCCGTCAGGCCGATGCCCGTCCCCTGGTCGATGCGCTGCTGACGGCGCCGCTTCCCGGCGCCGCCCCTTCGGACCGTAAGCGGAGCGGCTTTGTCGCAGCCTGA
- a CDS encoding DUF1328 domain-containing protein, whose protein sequence is MLYWALVFLLISLVAALLGFSGIAAVFGGFAQLLFYIFLALFLVTLVMHLVRGRGPPPVA, encoded by the coding sequence ATGCTGTACTGGGCCCTTGTCTTCCTGCTGATCTCGCTGGTTGCGGCCTTGCTTGGATTCAGCGGCATCGCCGCGGTCTTCGGCGGCTTCGCGCAGCTTCTCTTCTACATCTTTCTCGCCCTGTTCCTGGTCACGCTCGTCATGCACCTGGTGCGCGGACGCGGGCCGCCGCCGGTTGCCTGA
- a CDS encoding DUF6328 family protein, with protein MVGGSQKNQAESSRLDRAASFILEEARIILPGIQALFGFQLIAIFNVGFGRLSRLDQHLHLVALVLVAISVALVMTPAAYHRRSKREHVSGYFIDATSLLLSWALLFLMLGTAIDAYVVTHLVIESAIGSVAIALLLFLIYLALWFIYPWLAHRRRQDQRGP; from the coding sequence ATGGTGGGCGGATCCCAGAAGAATCAGGCCGAATCAAGCCGGCTCGATCGGGCCGCCTCCTTCATCCTGGAGGAAGCGCGCATCATCCTCCCCGGCATCCAGGCGCTGTTCGGCTTCCAGCTCATCGCGATCTTCAATGTCGGCTTCGGGCGCCTGTCGAGGCTCGATCAGCATCTTCATCTGGTGGCTCTGGTGCTGGTCGCCATTTCGGTCGCGCTCGTCATGACGCCCGCCGCCTATCACCGCCGGTCGAAACGCGAGCATGTTTCCGGCTACTTCATCGATGCGACGTCCCTGCTGCTGAGCTGGGCGCTGCTGTTCCTGATGCTCGGAACGGCGATCGACGCCTATGTGGTGACCCATCTCGTGATCGAGAGCGCGATCGGCAGCGTCGCGATCGCCTTGCTCCTCTTCCTGATCTATCTCGCGCTCTGGTTCATCTATCCCTGGCTCGCCCATCGTCGGCGCCAGGATCAGCGCGGCCCCTGA
- a CDS encoding trimethylamine methyltransferase family protein — protein METPRSARRPRRPRETTRLGMALLGQPPLRNSFKPIEALSQDQLMAIHEASLTLLEETGIEFMGAAARQAFRKAGAAVEEATGLVRIPRELIAQGLKTAPSSFVLTPRNPARRLHIGENHVSFGLVAGPPNIHDAVAGRRSGNHEDYVSLIKLAQSFDIIHFIGNQPTAPIELPARTRHLDCYLANVTYSDRVYHCTSIGRNRALDGIDIMAISRGLTREQMIDDPGVLTIISVNSPRRFDEAMSDGLMAMSEHGQAVVVTPFTLMGAMTPVTMAAALTQQNAEALAGILLTQLTRPGAPVVYGAFTSNVDMRSGAPAFGTPENARATLAAGQLARLYNLPYRASNSSASNIVDAQAAYESEMSIWSSVMGHANLVYHGAGWMEGGLTASFEKIVLDVEMLQMMAETIKPMDVNPAEIAEGLAAIAAVPTGGHFFGAEHTLSRYETAFYTPLLSNWQNYENWELAGGLDATQRATQIWQKALEIYERPPLDPAIEEALAAFVARRKEELKNVDH, from the coding sequence ATGGAGACCCCGCGCTCCGCCCGCCGTCCGCGCCGCCCCCGGGAGACCACCCGGCTCGGCATGGCGCTCCTGGGCCAGCCGCCCCTGCGCAACAGCTTCAAGCCGATCGAGGCGCTGAGCCAGGACCAGCTCATGGCGATCCACGAGGCCTCGCTGACGCTCCTGGAGGAGACCGGCATCGAGTTCATGGGGGCCGCGGCGCGCCAGGCCTTCCGCAAGGCCGGCGCCGCGGTGGAGGAGGCGACCGGCCTGGTCCGCATTCCCCGGGAACTGATCGCCCAGGGGCTCAAGACCGCCCCTTCGAGCTTTGTCCTCACGCCCCGCAACCCCGCCCGCCGGCTCCATATCGGCGAGAACCATGTCTCGTTCGGCCTGGTGGCGGGGCCGCCCAACATCCATGACGCCGTCGCCGGACGGCGCTCGGGCAACCACGAGGATTATGTCTCGCTGATCAAGCTCGCCCAGAGCTTCGACATCATCCATTTCATCGGCAATCAGCCGACCGCACCCATCGAATTGCCGGCGCGCACGCGCCATCTCGACTGCTACCTCGCCAACGTGACCTATTCGGACCGGGTCTATCACTGCACCTCGATCGGCCGGAACCGGGCGCTCGACGGAATCGACATCATGGCGATCTCGCGCGGGCTGACCCGCGAGCAGATGATCGACGATCCGGGCGTCCTCACCATCATCTCCGTCAACTCGCCGCGCCGTTTCGACGAGGCCATGAGCGACGGGCTGATGGCCATGTCGGAACATGGCCAGGCGGTGGTGGTGACGCCCTTCACCCTGATGGGGGCGATGACGCCTGTGACGATGGCGGCCGCCCTGACCCAGCAGAATGCCGAGGCGCTGGCCGGCATCCTGCTGACGCAGCTCACGCGACCGGGCGCGCCCGTCGTCTATGGCGCCTTCACCTCGAACGTCGATATGCGCAGCGGGGCGCCGGCCTTCGGCACGCCCGAGAACGCCCGCGCCACGCTGGCGGCTGGCCAGCTCGCGCGCCTCTACAATCTGCCCTACCGGGCGAGCAACTCGAGCGCCAGCAACATCGTCGACGCGCAGGCGGCTTACGAATCCGAGATGTCGATCTGGTCCTCGGTCATGGGCCACGCCAACCTGGTCTATCACGGTGCCGGCTGGATGGAGGGCGGCCTCACCGCTTCGTTCGAGAAGATCGTGCTCGATGTCGAGATGCTGCAGATGATGGCCGAGACCATCAAGCCGATGGACGTCAATCCGGCCGAGATCGCCGAGGGGCTGGCAGCGATCGCTGCCGTGCCGACGGGCGGTCATTTCTTCGGTGCCGAGCACACGCTGTCGCGCTACGAGACGGCCTTCTACACGCCGCTCCTCTCGAACTGGCAGAACTACGAGAACTGGGAGCTGGCGGGCGGGCTCGACGCGACGCAGCGGGCGACGCAGATCTGGCAGAAGGCGCTCGAGATCTATGAGCGCCCGCCGCTCGACCCCGCGATCGAGGAGGCCTTGGCCGCCTTCGTGGCCCGTCGCAAGGAAGAGCTCAAGAACGTCGATCATTGA
- a CDS encoding NAD(P)/FAD-dependent oxidoreductase — translation MALPSHVKYVIIGAGIHGLSTAWHLGENLRKSGRGSGKDILVIDKTAIAAGASGIACGVIRNNYFQPAMRRLMAHSVSVWESDPKAFSYHPVGYMQISPEVMHKDVASIAKQQKEIGYESVFIEGEKDSMKYMKGLFDDWQAKGITSVLHEKKGGYANNTASIYGLAKKAENEGVRLATGIKVTGFKKDASGAVKTVVTDRGNIDCDQVIVGAGPWVKQIWDMLELPAQISIKGRDGKMHDNVPMWIFWSLQEGTLGVDPNLQKTNDGKMPPVIHVDTDAPLLSDVDGSLITDKLWGIYYKPDFNFGGVQGGAMPFKVKADPASVKIDPYGPESPDFVVGDDFAHMWCSALAFCQKRFEGQIKVYKKEPSGGIGSFTADSFPVFDRFCDNVYVIADSNHGFKMIGVGKLVADDVCGNHSDLLDPFRFSRFAEGKLHPVSNSPFPWS, via the coding sequence ATGGCTCTCCCTTCGCATGTGAAATACGTGATCATCGGTGCCGGCATCCACGGGCTGAGCACGGCCTGGCATCTGGGCGAGAACCTGCGCAAGTCCGGCCGCGGCAGCGGCAAGGACATCCTGGTCATCGACAAGACCGCGATCGCGGCCGGCGCCTCCGGCATCGCCTGCGGCGTCATCCGCAACAACTATTTCCAGCCGGCGATGCGACGCCTGATGGCGCACAGCGTCTCGGTCTGGGAGAGCGACCCCAAGGCCTTCAGCTATCACCCCGTCGGCTATATGCAGATCAGCCCCGAGGTCATGCACAAGGACGTCGCCTCGATCGCCAAGCAGCAGAAGGAGATCGGCTACGAGTCGGTCTTCATCGAGGGCGAAAAAGATTCCATGAAATACATGAAGGGTCTGTTCGACGACTGGCAGGCGAAAGGGATCACCTCGGTCCTGCACGAGAAGAAGGGCGGCTACGCCAACAACACGGCCTCCATCTACGGCCTGGCGAAGAAGGCCGAGAACGAGGGCGTGCGCCTTGCCACCGGTATCAAGGTCACGGGTTTCAAGAAGGATGCGTCGGGTGCCGTCAAGACCGTCGTCACCGACCGTGGCAATATCGATTGCGATCAGGTGATCGTGGGCGCCGGCCCCTGGGTCAAGCAGATCTGGGACATGCTGGAGCTGCCGGCGCAGATCTCGATCAAGGGCCGCGACGGCAAGATGCACGACAATGTGCCGATGTGGATCTTCTGGTCGCTGCAGGAGGGCACGCTCGGCGTCGATCCCAACCTGCAGAAGACCAACGACGGCAAGATGCCGCCGGTGATCCATGTCGATACCGACGCGCCGCTTCTGTCCGACGTCGACGGTTCGCTCATCACCGACAAGCTCTGGGGCATCTACTACAAGCCCGATTTCAATTTCGGCGGCGTGCAGGGCGGCGCCATGCCGTTCAAGGTCAAGGCCGATCCGGCTTCGGTGAAGATCGATCCCTATGGGCCGGAATCGCCCGACTTCGTCGTGGGCGACGATTTCGCCCATATGTGGTGCTCGGCGCTGGCCTTCTGCCAGAAGCGCTTCGAAGGCCAGATCAAGGTCTACAAGAAGGAGCCCTCGGGCGGCATCGGCAGCTTCACCGCGGACAGCTTCCCGGTCTTCGACCGCTTCTGCGACAATGTCTATGTGATCGCCGACTCCAACCACGGCTTCAAGATGATCGGCGTGGGCAAGCTGGTGGCCGACGATGTCTGCGGCAACCACAGCGACCTGCTCGATCCCTTCCGCTTCTCTCGCTTCGCCGAGGGAAAGCTGCATCCGGTGTCGAACAGCCCGTTCCCCTGGAGCTGA